From the genome of Borrelia hermsii DAH, one region includes:
- the bdr gene encoding Bdr family repetitive protein, whose amino-acid sequence MGLPQPIVTQQMVIAELVKAGIDRDIATDLSYRYYRNELTYKDIEYLETTFNLKLEKVEASLKSDIKDLDNKIDTVENNLNIKIDNVRNELKSDIKDLDNKIDTVENNLNIKIDNVRNELKSDIKDLDNKIDTVENNLNIKIDNARNELKSDIKDFDNKIDTVENNLNIKIDNVRNELKSDIKDLDNKIDNVRNELKSDIKDLDNKIDNIRNELKSDIKDLDNKIDVNKMELKSTLRLHNWMFGTIITLNIGILLTLISIIYSVLGK is encoded by the coding sequence ATGGGACTTCCTCAACCGATAGTTACTCAACAAATGGTTATCGCTGAACTTGTTAAAGCTGGTATTGATAGAGATATTGCTACTGATTTGTCTTACAGATATTATCGTAATGAGCTTACTTATAAAGATATTGAGTATTTAGAGACTACTTTTAACCTTAAGCTTGAAAAGGTTGAAGCAAGCCTAAAATCTGACATTAAAGACCTTGATAACAAGATTGATACTGTTGAGAATAATCTTAACATAAAGATTGATAACGTTAGAAATGAATTAAAATCTGACATTAAAGACCTTGATAACAAGATTGATACTGTTGAGAATAATCTTAACATAAAGATTGACAACGTTAGAAATGAATTAAAATCTGACATTAAAGACCTTGATAACAAGATTGATACTGTTGAGAATAATCTTAACATAAAGATTGATAACGCTAGAAATGAATTAAAATCTGACATTAAAGACTTTGATAACAAGATTGATACTGTTGAGAATAATCTTAACATCAAGATTGATAACGTTAGAAATGAATTAAAATCTGACATTAAAGACCTTGATAACAAGATTGATAACGTTAGAAATGAATTAAAATCTGATATTAAAGACCTTGATAATAAAATAGACAACATTAGAAATGAGTTAAAATCTGATATTAAAGACCTTGATAATAAAATTGATGTTAACAAAATGGAACTTAAGAGCACATTAAGACTTCATAATTGGATGTTTGGCACTATTATCACACTTAATATAGGAATATTATTAACATTAATTTCAATTATTTATTCAGTTTTGGGCAAGTAA
- a CDS encoding variable large family protein, giving the protein MRKRISAIIMTLFMVLASCSNQLEAEKLAAESKNTFFDSLVKIGQGFQDIFGIFGNAIGDALGFNAVKSDDKRSKVGEHFEGVGKGLKDTKIKLDGSLKEVTAAPHADTTGVKAVINNAGAVLTKLIDSVAKLAGATKSEAPIGDAGTAQAAAATPADIADVNTVIEGVKKIIEVAEKSGVKIEKGTAGAQVANANGPKVLTNNAQADANSGPALAAEVDKADPWAMIDKIKNAKAVTASAAPAANDDAGQLATGSANAANNGTAATNADLAAAVALKAITKGGKFTQPAANEDGAVKVAAASAVNKVLGILDAIIRKAVNLELGKIKEAVKGIKYSEITGEATESGDDQPITNKSSN; this is encoded by the coding sequence ATGAGAAAAAGAATAAGTGCAATAATAATGACTTTATTTATGGTATTAGCAAGCTGTAGTAATCAACTTGAGGCTGAGAAACTAGCAGCAGAAAGTAAGAATACATTTTTTGATTCATTAGTAAAGATAGGGCAAGGATTCCAAGATATATTTGGAATTTTTGGAAATGCAATAGGTGATGCATTAGGATTTAATGCTGTTAAATCCGATGATAAGAGAAGCAAAGTGGGAGAACACTTTGAAGGTGTAGGAAAGGGACTTAAAGACACTAAGATTAAGTTAGATGGGTCGTTAAAAGAAGTAACTGCAGCGCCACATGCTGATACTACAGGGGTTAAAGCTGTTATTAATAATGCTGGTGCAGTGCTTACAAAGCTAATTGATTCTGTGGCTAAACTAGCTGGGGCAACTAAATCCGAAGCTCCCATAGGCGATGCTGGTACTGCTCAAGCTGCTGCTGCAACACCTGCTGATATTGCTGATGTTAATACCGTTATTGAAGGAGTAAAAAAAATAATTGAAGTTGCCGAAAAGTCCGGTGTAAAGATTGAAAAAGGAACTGCGGGTGCTCAAGTAGCTAATGCTAATGGACCTAAAGTACTGACTAATAATGCTCAAGCTGATGCTAATTCTGGTCCTGCACTAGCTGCTGAGGTAGATAAAGCTGATCCATGGGCAATGATTGATAAGATTAAAAATGCTAAAGCTGTTACTGCATCTGCTGCACCTGCGGCTAATGATGACGCTGGACAACTAGCGACTGGTAGTGCTAATGCTGCTAATAATGGCACCGCAGCTACTAATGCGGACTTAGCAGCAGCTGTTGCACTAAAGGCTATAACTAAAGGTGGGAAGTTTACTCAACCTGCTGCAAATGAAGATGGTGCAGTTAAGGTAGCAGCAGCAAGTGCTGTAAATAAGGTATTAGGAATACTGGACGCAATAATTAGAAAAGCAGTAAATCTAGAACTTGGTAAAATTAAAGAAGCAGTAAAGGGAATAAAATATTCTGAGATTACTGGTGAAGCTACTGAATCTGGGGATGATCAACCAATTACTAATAAATCATCAAACTAA
- a CDS encoding variable large family protein: protein MRKRISAIIMTLFMVLASCSNQLEAEKLAAESKNTFFDSLVKIGQGFQDIFGIFGNAIGDALGFNAVKSDDKRSKVGEHFEGVGKGLKDTKIKLDELLKEVTAAPHADTTEVKSVINSASAVLTKLIDSVTKLAGAVGNTDIADGIGAAAAVGGSAVAANKDSVNTVIEGVKEIIDIAENSGVKINTGNAGAQVAGGSATAGAALVGKANAAAPDANSGPALAAEVDKADPWAMINKIKNSQTTAGANTADNANNDAGTLATKLPAAGGDNHNGAITNADLAAAVALKAITKGGKFTNAANEAGAVKAAAASAVNKVLGILDVIIRKAVNLELDKIKEAVKGIKYSEATGEATESDTAQPITNKSSN, encoded by the coding sequence ATGAGAAAAAGAATAAGTGCAATAATAATGACTTTATTTATGGTATTAGCAAGCTGTAGTAATCAACTTGAGGCTGAGAAACTAGCAGCAGAAAGTAAGAATACATTTTTTGATTCATTAGTAAAGATAGGGCAAGGATTCCAAGATATATTTGGAATTTTTGGAAATGCAATAGGTGATGCATTAGGATTTAATGCTGTTAAATCCGATGATAAGAGAAGCAAAGTGGGAGAACACTTTGAAGGTGTAGGAAAGGGACTTAAAGACACTAAGATTAAGTTAGATGAGTTGTTAAAAGAAGTAACTGCAGCGCCACATGCTGATACTACAGAGGTTAAATCTGTTATTAATAGTGCTAGTGCAGTACTTACAAAACTAATTGATTCTGTAACTAAGCTAGCTGGGGCGGTTGGCAATACTGATATTGCTGATGGTATTGGTGCAGCAGCCGCTGTTGGTGGTAGTGCTGTTGCTGCTAATAAAGATAGCGTTAATACGGTTATTGAAGGGGTTAAAGAAATAATTGATATTGCTGAAAATTCTGGTGTAAAAATTAATACTGGAAATGCTGGGGCTCAAGTGGCTGGTGGCAGTGCTACTGCTGGCGCAGCACTTGTTGGTAAAGCCAATGCCGCAGCACCTGATGCTAATTCTGGTCCTGCACTAGCTGCTGAGGTAGATAAAGCTGATCCATGGGCAATGATTAATAAGATTAAAAATTCTCAGACCACAGCTGGTGCTAATACTGCTGATAATGCCAATAATGATGCAGGAACATTGGCTACTAAATTACCTGCTGCTGGTGGTGATAATCATAATGGTGCGATCACTAATGCGGACTTAGCAGCAGCTGTTGCTCTTAAGGCAATTACCAAAGGTGGGAAATTTACTAATGCTGCAAATGAAGCTGGTGCAGTTAAGGCAGCAGCAGCAAGTGCAGTAAATAAGGTATTAGGAATACTGGACGTAATAATTAGAAAAGCAGTAAATCTAGAACTTGATAAAATTAAAGAAGCAGTAAAGGGAATAAAATACTCTGAGGCTACTGGTGAAGCTACTGAATCTGATACTGCTCAACCAATTACTAATAAATCATCAAACTAA
- a CDS encoding Vsp/OspC family lipoprotein: MTLFMVFISCNNGGPELKSDEVAKSDGTVLDLAKISAKIKEASAFAESVKEVETLVKSIDELAKAIGKKIKDSATELDNQANKNASILAGAFNVVLHVKTKLAQLEKKEGISENLKVKVTAATAANTSFLNKLKEKNADLGKDGVTDEDAKKAIDRIGKKDGDKGVAELIKLNTAIDELLKAAGGEVEAAIKELTAPVKVEKPSQNN, encoded by the coding sequence ATGACTTTATTTATGGTATTTATATCATGTAATAATGGAGGGCCAGAGCTTAAAAGTGACGAAGTAGCTAAGTCTGATGGAACAGTACTTGATTTAGCAAAAATAAGTGCAAAGATAAAAGAGGCTAGTGCTTTTGCAGAAAGCGTTAAAGAAGTAGAGACTCTAGTTAAGTCAATAGATGAGCTTGCTAAAGCTATTGGAAAGAAAATTAAAGACTCTGCTACTGAGCTTGATAATCAGGCAAATAAGAATGCATCAATACTTGCAGGAGCATTTAATGTTGTGTTGCATGTGAAGACTAAATTGGCACAATTGGAGAAAAAGGAAGGGATCTCTGAGAATCTGAAAGTAAAAGTTACTGCTGCAACAGCTGCAAATACATCATTTTTAAATAAATTGAAAGAGAAGAATGCTGACCTTGGTAAAGATGGTGTTACTGATGAAGATGCAAAAAAGGCTATAGATAGAATTGGAAAAAAGGACGGTGATAAAGGAGTTGCTGAACTTATTAAATTAAACACAGCAATAGATGAGTTGTTAAAGGCGGCTGGGGGTGAAGTAGAGGCTGCAATTAAAGAGCTTACAGCTCCTGTTAAGGTAGAAAAACCTTCTCAAAATAACTAA
- a CDS encoding variable large family protein, with protein sequence MVLVSCNSGGVAEDPQSKFLELVIDLGNDFLNVFTSFGDIVSKVLGFSTETKKSDVGAYFKTIQDTIQGTKDKLNKIVTDMKSEGNPNASATETAVKTLIDNTLDKIIEGAETASEAIGDAGDPIGNVAAGGAGAGTGAIGDGVDNLINGIKAIVEVVLKEGNAEAGDGKKADALGARGANAGDAGKLFGNTGNNGAIDSADNAKKAGADAAKAVGAVTGADILQAISKDGGDAAKLAKNSATVQVTGVAVDVKDAVIAGGIALRAMAKGGKFANDKDAVNADVVTAVKGATVSAVTKALDTLTIAIRKTIDAGLKTVKEAMKINANDTPITPEQNIPKATTSN encoded by the coding sequence ATGGTATTAGTAAGCTGTAATAGCGGTGGGGTTGCGGAAGACCCTCAGAGTAAATTTTTAGAGTTAGTAATAGACCTAGGTAATGATTTTTTAAATGTGTTTACATCATTTGGAGATATAGTTTCCAAGGTATTAGGTTTTAGTACAGAGACAAAAAAGTCTGATGTTGGAGCTTATTTTAAAACAATCCAAGATACTATACAAGGCACTAAGGACAAGCTTAATAAAATTGTTACTGACATGAAGAGTGAAGGAAATCCTAATGCTTCTGCAACTGAGACTGCGGTAAAAACACTAATTGATAATACTCTTGATAAGATAATAGAAGGTGCTGAGACTGCAAGTGAGGCTATTGGTGATGCTGGTGACCCAATTGGTAATGTTGCTGCTGGTGGTGCTGGTGCGGGTACAGGTGCTATTGGGGATGGTGTTGATAATCTAATAAATGGAATTAAGGCAATTGTAGAAGTAGTACTTAAAGAAGGGAATGCTGAGGCTGGAGATGGTAAAAAGGCCGATGCTCTTGGAGCAAGAGGTGCTAATGCTGGTGATGCAGGAAAGTTATTTGGTAATACTGGTAATAATGGTGCTATTGATTCTGCAGATAATGCAAAGAAAGCAGGTGCTGATGCAGCAAAAGCAGTAGGGGCAGTAACAGGTGCTGATATATTACAAGCTATTTCTAAAGATGGTGGTGATGCTGCTAAATTAGCTAAGAATAGTGCTACCGTTCAGGTGACTGGTGTTGCTGTTGATGTTAAAGATGCGGTTATAGCAGGAGGAATTGCACTCAGAGCAATGGCAAAGGGTGGTAAATTTGCTAATGATAAGGATGCTGTTAATGCTGATGTTGTTACTGCAGTTAAAGGAGCAACAGTAAGTGCAGTAACTAAAGCACTAGATACATTAACTATTGCAATAAGAAAAACAATTGACGCAGGCCTTAAAACAGTTAAAGAAGCTATGAAAATTAATGCTAATGATACTCCTATAACTCCTGAGCAGAATATCCCTAAAGCTACTACTAGTAACTAG
- a CDS encoding Vsp/OspC family lipoprotein: MVLVSCNNGGPELKSDEVAKSDGTVLDLAKVSAKIKEASAFSASVKEVETLVKSIDELAKVIKKKVDANGLTDNNEADKNSSLVAGVYQIITEMDTKLTALEAKSSESLKVKFEDVKKASKAFLDKLKQSNADLGKDADAPKAIGKNDNSGDKGGKELFALNTAVDTLLKAAEGEVEAAITELTAPAKLAASAKS, encoded by the coding sequence ATGGTATTAGTAAGCTGTAATAATGGAGGGCCAGAGCTTAAAAGTGACGAAGTAGCTAAGTCTGACGGAACAGTACTTGATTTAGCAAAGGTAAGTGCAAAGATAAAAGAGGCTAGTGCTTTTTCAGCAAGTGTTAAAGAAGTAGAGACTTTAGTTAAGTCAATTGATGAGTTAGCAAAGGTTATTAAAAAGAAAGTTGACGCAAATGGGCTTACTGATAATAATGAAGCAGATAAAAATAGTTCTTTGGTCGCAGGAGTATATCAAATAATAACGGAGATGGACACTAAATTGACAGCATTGGAGGCTAAATCAAGTGAATCACTTAAGGTAAAATTTGAGGATGTTAAAAAGGCAAGTAAAGCATTCTTAGATAAATTGAAACAAAGTAATGCTGACCTTGGTAAAGATGCTGATGCTCCTAAGGCTATAGGTAAAAACGATAATTCTGGAGATAAAGGAGGAAAAGAACTTTTTGCTTTAAACACAGCAGTTGATACCTTGTTAAAGGCAGCTGAGGGTGAAGTAGAGGCTGCAATTACTGAGCTTACAGCTCCTGCTAAGCTAGCAGCTTCCGCCAAGTCTTAG
- a CDS encoding Vsp/OspC family lipoprotein, with amino-acid sequence MRKRISAIIMTLFMVFMSCNNGGPELKSDEVAKSDGTVLDLAKISKKIKDAVEFAASVKEIETLVKSIDELAKTIGQKLTKDTGVLAADANNNNGGLIAGVYGIVTDVGTKLDGLLKVNGISEDIKTKINDSKSKGTAFLSKVKGDDDLCKKDATDAHAKNAIDKNDNTGGKGKTELIALNTAIDELLKAANEAVEAAIKELTAPVKAEKPSQNN; translated from the coding sequence ATGAGAAAAAGAATAAGTGCAATAATAATGACTTTATTTATGGTGTTTATGTCATGTAATAATGGAGGTCCAGAGCTTAAAAGCGACGAAGTAGCTAAGTCTGACGGAACAGTACTTGATTTAGCAAAAATAAGTAAAAAAATAAAAGACGCGGTTGAGTTTGCAGCAAGTGTAAAAGAAATAGAGACTTTAGTTAAGTCAATTGATGAGCTTGCTAAAACCATTGGACAGAAGCTTACGAAAGATACAGGTGTTCTTGCAGCTGATGCTAATAATAATAATGGGGGATTAATTGCAGGGGTATATGGTATAGTAACGGATGTAGGTACTAAATTGGACGGGTTATTAAAAGTAAATGGAATTTCTGAAGATATTAAGACAAAAATTAATGATTCTAAGAGTAAAGGTACAGCATTCTTAAGCAAAGTGAAAGGGGATGATGATCTTTGTAAAAAAGACGCTACAGATGCTCATGCAAAAAATGCCATAGATAAAAACGATAATACTGGAGGTAAAGGTAAGACTGAGCTTATTGCCCTAAACACAGCAATAGATGAGTTATTAAAAGCTGCTAATGAGGCGGTAGAAGCTGCAATTAAAGAGCTTACAGCTCCTGTTAAAGCAGAAAAACCTTCTCAAAATAACTAA
- a CDS encoding Mlp family lipoprotein: MSKLIRFMLFVAVLLYCCKGYKVRIAPTEDQSHSSSKRAMNNLHKETDEIKEKAITLTDDERKKFNSLKHALEKVVEKLQNQIQGCQNDKSKCTSFLTWLSKDIPKQKELANAFTDVYNFLEKKRQEKASDKDFDTYISDAIDCQAGNNDGKYGNGTNEIEQFFRGILNDIPNKPTNKEMFECLKDGLTSDNSHWGGLKNWE, from the coding sequence ATGAGCAAACTTATAAGGTTCATGCTCTTCGTAGCAGTATTATTGTATTGTTGCAAAGGATATAAAGTAAGAATAGCACCTACTGAAGATCAATCACATAGTAGCTCTAAAAGAGCTATGAATAATTTACATAAAGAAACTGATGAGATAAAAGAAAAGGCTATTACTCTAACTGATGATGAGAGAAAGAAATTTAACTCTTTAAAGCATGCACTTGAGAAGGTCGTTGAAAAGCTACAAAATCAAATTCAAGGATGTCAAAATGATAAGAGTAAATGCACAAGCTTTCTTACTTGGCTTTCAAAGGACATACCAAAACAAAAAGAATTAGCCAATGCTTTTACCGATGTTTATAACTTCTTAGAAAAGAAAAGACAAGAAAAAGCAAGTGATAAAGATTTTGACACCTATATAAGTGACGCTATTGATTGTCAAGCGGGCAACAATGATGGTAAATACGGCAATGGTACTAACGAGATAGAACAGTTCTTCAGGGGCATTTTAAACGACATACCCAACAAGCCAACTAATAAGGAAATGTTTGAATGTCTTAAAGATGGTCTTACGAGCGACAATAGTCATTGGGGTGGACTTAAAAATTGGGAATAA
- a CDS encoding Mlp family lipoprotein, translating into MKVINFVLIILLLIISNCGQYNNKDKGIKSRSKRDDLREQAQEVQKTPEESLREKLNDIEKLNLNFLKEALDDGSKFNQFVLLNQSKIKDALEHIKNELSKCSGNDQGKNTFKEVIKGYFNTMNNNTLNGFKAGAISTCGSAGG; encoded by the coding sequence ATGAAAGTTATTAATTTTGTCTTAATAATTTTATTACTAATAATTAGTAATTGCGGTCAATATAACAATAAGGATAAAGGGATTAAAAGTAGATCTAAAAGAGACGACTTAAGGGAACAAGCACAAGAAGTACAAAAAACACCTGAGGAATCGTTAAGAGAAAAGTTAAATGATATTGAAAAATTAAATTTAAACTTCTTAAAAGAGGCTTTGGATGATGGGAGTAAATTCAATCAGTTTGTGCTTTTAAATCAATCTAAGATTAAAGATGCGCTTGAACATATAAAGAATGAACTTTCAAAGTGTAGTGGTAATGATCAAGGCAAAAACACTTTTAAAGAAGTAATAAAGGGATATTTTAACACAATGAACAACAATACACTAAATGGTTTTAAAGCCGGGGCAATAAGCACTTGTGGATCGGCGGGTGGGTAA
- the bdr gene encoding Bdr family repetitive protein, whose protein sequence is MRCEQPVITQQMVLSELVKAGINRDIAADLFYRYCRNELTHKDIEHLRENFDIKLEMLERGLKAYINELGNKIDTVRNELKFDIKDLDNKIDINKMELKSTLRLYNWMFGTPIVLNIGIFLALISMLSKQLSVR, encoded by the coding sequence ATGAGATGTGAACAACCAGTAATTACACAACAAATGGTTTTAAGTGAGCTTGTTAAAGCTGGGATAAATAGAGACATTGCTGCTGACCTTTTTTATAGGTATTGCCGTAATGAGCTTACTCATAAGGATATTGAGCATTTAAGAGAAAACTTTGATATAAAACTTGAAATGTTAGAACGCGGCTTAAAAGCTTACATTAATGAACTTGGCAATAAAATAGACACTGTTAGAAATGAGTTAAAATTTGATATTAAAGACCTTGATAATAAGATAGACATTAACAAAATGGAACTTAAGAGTACGTTAAGACTATATAATTGGATGTTTGGTACTCCTATTGTACTTAATATAGGGATATTTTTAGCATTAATATCAATGTTAAGTAAGCAACTTTCAGTTAGGTAA
- a CDS encoding Vsp/OspC family lipoprotein gives MRKRISAIIMTLFMVFMSCNNGGPELKSDEVAKSDGTVLDLAKISKKIKEASAFAASVKEVHALVRSIDDIAKGIKKKIAANGLEDDANGSNHHTPLMAGVFSVATTIEKKSGELQVAQSLKNLGEKVKDVEAKAKAFIIKLKNQHATLGAADGAATDANARNAIDKSDATGGKGKEELIALNTAIDGLLKAAEGEVEAAITELTIPAKSATPAKS, from the coding sequence ATGAGAAAAAGAATAAGTGCAATAATAATGACTTTATTTATGGTGTTTATGTCATGTAATAATGGAGGTCCAGAGCTTAAAAGTGACGAAGTGGCTAAGTCTGACGGAACAGTACTTGATTTAGCAAAGATAAGTAAAAAGATAAAAGAGGCTAGTGCTTTTGCAGCAAGTGTAAAAGAAGTTCATGCTTTAGTTAGGTCAATAGACGATATTGCTAAGGGCATTAAGAAAAAAATTGCTGCAAATGGGTTGGAAGATGATGCTAATGGTAGTAATCACCATACTCCATTGATGGCAGGGGTATTTAGTGTGGCTACAACTATAGAAAAAAAATCAGGAGAGTTACAAGTAGCACAATCTCTTAAAAATTTAGGTGAAAAAGTTAAAGATGTTGAGGCTAAGGCTAAAGCATTTATAATTAAGTTAAAAAATCAACATGCTACTTTGGGAGCTGCGGATGGAGCTGCTACTGATGCGAATGCAAGAAATGCTATAGATAAAAGCGATGCTACTGGAGGTAAAGGTAAGGAAGAGCTTATTGCTTTAAATACAGCAATAGATGGGTTGTTAAAGGCAGCTGAGGGTGAGGTAGAAGCTGCAATTACAGAGCTTACAATCCCTGCTAAGTCAGCAACTCCCGCTAAGTCTTAA
- a CDS encoding Vsp/OspC family lipoprotein: MRKRISAIIMTLFMVFMSCNNGGPELKSDEVAKSDGTVLDLAKISAKIKEASAFAASVKEVHTLVKSVDTLAGAIGKKIKSDGKFDAMAGKNGSLLAGAYNVALDINSKLTVLDGKAGLSSLLKAKVTAAKTSGESFSNKLKTEHTDLGKEEASDDNAKAALLVTNATKNKGVTELEALNTAVDALLKAAEGEVEAAIKELTAPVKVEKPSQNN; this comes from the coding sequence ATGAGAAAAAGAATAAGTGCAATAATAATGACTTTATTTATGGTGTTTATGTCATGTAATAATGGAGGTCCAGAGCTTAAAAGTGACGAAGTAGCCAAGTCTGACGGAACAGTACTTGATTTGGCAAAAATAAGTGCAAAGATAAAAGAGGCTAGTGCTTTTGCAGCAAGTGTTAAAGAAGTTCATACTTTAGTTAAGTCAGTAGATACGCTTGCTGGTGCTATTGGAAAGAAGATTAAGTCCGATGGGAAGTTTGATGCTATGGCTGGTAAGAATGGATCATTGCTTGCAGGGGCATATAATGTTGCGTTGGATATAAATAGTAAATTGACAGTATTAGATGGTAAGGCTGGACTCTCTTCTTTACTTAAGGCAAAGGTTACTGCTGCAAAAACTAGTGGTGAATCATTCTCAAATAAATTAAAAACCGAACATACTGACCTTGGCAAAGAAGAGGCTAGTGATGATAATGCAAAAGCAGCTTTACTTGTAACAAATGCTACTAAAAATAAAGGGGTCACTGAGCTTGAAGCACTCAACACAGCAGTTGATGCCTTGTTAAAGGCAGCTGAGGGTGAAGTAGAAGCTGCAATTAAAGAGCTTACAGCTCCTGTTAAGGTAGAAAAACCTTCTCAAAATAACTAA
- a CDS encoding Vsp/OspC family lipoprotein has protein sequence MRKRISAIIMTLFMVFMSCNNGGPELKSDEVAKSDGTVLDLAKVSKKIKEASAFAASVKEVETLVKSVDELAKAIGKKIKNDGGLDTEAGQNGSLIAGVHSVVSAVKIKVGALETTSGISNELKTKITEVKSKAEAFLNKLKDGHTELGKKDASDDDTKKAIKKDNSDKTKGASELEALNTAVDALLKAAEGEVEAAIKELTAPVKAEKPSQNN, from the coding sequence ATGAGAAAAAGAATAAGTGCAATAATAATGACTTTATTTATGGTGTTTATGTCATGTAATAATGGAGGGCCAGAGCTTAAAAGTGACGAAGTGGCTAAGTCTGACGGAACAGTACTTGATTTGGCAAAGGTAAGTAAAAAGATAAAAGAGGCTAGTGCTTTTGCAGCAAGTGTTAAAGAAGTAGAGACTCTAGTTAAGTCAGTAGATGAGCTTGCTAAAGCTATTGGAAAGAAAATTAAAAATGATGGGGGTTTGGATACCGAAGCTGGTCAAAATGGGTCGTTAATTGCAGGAGTGCATAGTGTAGTATCAGCTGTGAAAATTAAAGTGGGAGCATTGGAAACAACAAGTGGAATTTCTAATGAGTTGAAAACTAAGATTACTGAGGTTAAAAGTAAAGCCGAAGCATTCTTAAATAAATTGAAAGATGGGCATACTGAACTTGGTAAAAAAGATGCTTCTGATGATGACACAAAAAAAGCTATAAAGAAAGATAATAGTGATAAAACTAAAGGAGCTTCTGAGCTTGAAGCACTCAACACGGCAGTTGATGCCTTGTTAAAGGCAGCTGAGGGTGAAGTAGAAGCTGCAATTAAAGAGCTTACAGCTCCTGTTAAAGCAGAAAAACCTTCTCAAAATAACTAA
- the bdr gene encoding Bdr family repetitive protein, which produces MVTKAGINRNIAVDLSCRYYKNELTYKDIKYLENTFNLKPEMLERSLNLRLYLLELNLIIKLILLRIT; this is translated from the coding sequence ATGGTTACTAAAGCTGGGATTAATAGAAATATTGCCGTTGATCTATCTTGCCGCTATTATAAAAATGAACTTACTTATAAAGATATTAAGTATCTAGAGAATACCTTTAACTTAAAACCCGAAATGTTAGAACGTAGCTTAAATCTGAGATTATATCTGTTAGAACTGAACTTGATAATAAAATTGATACTGTTGAGAATAACTTAA
- a CDS encoding DUF603 domain-containing protein, translating into MRRVKKSFDDYVVYFKEGRLNDAQIAKELGVSRVNVGKMRRKREEIKDDHEYVKETAKLTIREDTLTNILLHASQSTAQARDLKSQFSMTRSMLGIEFINSFSRYLELELKAHNHEIEILEDKIISFDNKIRDNNLSHSDEENKQLEELKLKLDELKRERELKKMSLYYKTMLKLKATDVDVRSKF; encoded by the coding sequence ATGAGAAGAGTAAAGAAGTCATTTGATGATTATGTTGTGTATTTTAAAGAAGGCAGGCTTAATGACGCACAAATAGCAAAAGAGCTGGGAGTAAGTCGTGTTAATGTAGGAAAGATGAGACGCAAGCGGGAGGAGATTAAGGATGACCATGAATACGTTAAAGAAACTGCTAAGCTTACTATTCGTGAGGATACTTTAACTAATATTTTGCTTCATGCTTCACAAAGTACAGCCCAAGCGCGTGATCTTAAAAGTCAGTTCAGTATGACCAGAAGCATGTTGGGAATTGAATTTATAAATTCATTTAGTCGTTATTTAGAGTTGGAACTTAAAGCCCATAATCACGAGATAGAAATATTAGAAGATAAGATTATAAGTTTTGATAATAAAATTAGAGATAATAATCTTTCGCATTCAGATGAAGAGAATAAACAACTTGAAGAATTAAAACTTAAACTGGATGAACTTAAAAGGGAAAGAGAACTTAAGAAGATGTCACTTTATTATAAGACAATGCTTAAGCTTAAAGCTACTGATGTTGATGTGAGATCTAAATTTTAA